One region of Trachemys scripta elegans isolate TJP31775 chromosome 8, CAS_Tse_1.0, whole genome shotgun sequence genomic DNA includes:
- the LOC117882246 gene encoding platelet-derived growth factor receptor-like protein, with protein MNSKALAVLGCGLLLLLLAECQEKEKPPKATEKKVTKEPKPNKLKPPKATGEKLHQAAAKPPKGKAGVKPTAPPSQVHPPASILTRVVARGRFQKVPDSLTLTAGDTLELRCRGRSVRWRFPAYLEDEDEGRLRIKHFERHSQLLVVNSRAADTGEYSCWSFQCRDSECQDGEDRTGKAFIFFTDPQELFVPTEDYYEVVQLRTNHPTLLPCQVTSPLAKVTLHREFPPEEVAVDGINISYDVKRGFVIHRPRPSYAGSLFCMASLDGMRQISTKYMLIYINYPSSAPKPTVSASAATVRAGENFNVTCTVFGEPEVAVDFTWEYPGQQIGRPPYSRERADLARRGGQVQQESESILYVDEARAIDEGLYSCSAMNLQGTTTVSTRVRVLPATPAPRGTRSG; from the exons ATGAACTCCAAGGCCCTGGCTGTCCTGGGCTGcggccttctcctcctcctcttgg CTGAATGTCAGGAGAAGGAAAAGCCTCCCAAAGCCACCGAGAAGAAGGTCACAAAAGAGCCCAAGCCAAACAAGCTCAAACCTCCCAAAGCAACAGGTGAAAAGCTCCATCAGGCAGCAGCCAAGCCCCCGAAGGGCAAAGCCGGAGTGAAACCCACGGCCCCTCCCAGCCAGGTGCACCCGCCTGCGTCCATCCTGACTCGGGTGGTGGCCAGGGGGCGGTTCCAGAAAGTGCCTGACTCCCTGACGCTGACGGCAGGCGACACCCTGGAGCTGCGCTGCAGAGGGCGGTCCGTCAGGTGGAGGTTCCCTGCGTACCTGGAGGACGAGGATGAGGGGCGGCTCAG AATCAAGCACTTTGAGAGGCACAGTCAGCTGCTGGTGGTGAACTCCAGGGCTGCTGACACGGGCGAGTACAGCTGCTGGTCCTTCCAGTGCCGGGACAGCGAGTGCCAGGACGGAGAGGACAGGACGGGCAAGGCTTTCATCTTCTTCACAG accCCCAGGAGCTGTTCGTGCCGACGGAGGATTACTACGAAGTGGTCCAGCTGCGCACGAACCATCCCACGCTCCTACCATGccaggtgaccagccctctggccaaggTGACGCTGCACCGCGAATTCCCCCCCGAGGAGGTGGCCGTGGACGGGATCAACATCTCGTACGACGTGAAGAGGGGGTTCGTGATCCACCGCCCGCGGCCCTCGTATGCAGGGTCACTCTTCTGCATGGCCAGCCTGGACGGCATGCGGCAGATATCCACCAAGTACATGCTGATCTACATCAACT ACCCGTCCTCTGCTCCCAAACCCACTGTCAGCGCCTCAGCCGCCACTGTGCGGGCTGGAGAAAACTTCAACGTGACATGCACGGTTTTTGGAGAACCAGAAGTCGCGGTCGATTTCACCTGGGAGTATCCAGGGCAGCAG ATTGGCAGGCCCCCCTACAGCCGCGAACGCGCCGACCTGGCGCGCCGAGGCGGGCAGGTGCAGCAGGAGTCCGAGAGCATCCTCTATGTGGACGAGGCACGCGCCATAGACGAGGGGCTTTACTCCTGCAGTGCCATGAACCTACAGGGCACCACCACCGTCTCCACCCGGGTCCGGGTACTTCCAGCCACCCCGGCCCCGAGGGGGACCCGGTCTGGATAG